ACAGAATCTGAAGGAAGACCGGGCTCAAGCTATGATAAACTAATAAGGTGAAAGACTATTAAGAGGAGGCAACCTGTTGTTCAAAAGAGTACATGTATTCAGGGTCAAACCAGGGCAAGAATTACTTAATGAGATAGCACATTACTGTCAAGAGTATAGAGTTTCTTCAGGTGTAGTCATCGGCATCATCGGCTCGGTAGAGAATGCCCAACTCAATTTCCTAAAAGCGCTCCCTGGGAAATATGACAGCTTGGATTATCGCGGCCCGCTGGAAATTGTCTGTGCTCAGGGCTCAATAGCCCTGAAGGATGACATACCCATTATCCACATACACATCCAGCTTTCAGGACAGGATATCTGCTCCGGTGGTCATCTTGCCAAGGCGA
This sequence is a window from Chloroflexota bacterium. Protein-coding genes within it:
- a CDS encoding DNA-binding protein, yielding MLFKRVHVFRVKPGQELLNEIAHYCQEYRVSSGVVIGIIGSVENAQLNFLKALPGKYDSLDYRGPLEIVCAQGSIALKDDIPIIHIHIQLSGQDICSGGHLAKAIVFSTAEVTIGELDYQLRRNTDSYTGLNEMLG